The region AATAAGATAAAACCTATTTAAAGATAAATATTCTTTTAAACTTTAAACATAAGAGATGCTACCGCTGCCAGATCATGGAATCGACTTTGAACGATAATTTTCAAAATAGTCCCTTGAGTAAAGATGATATAAATTTGATTGGCTTAACTAACCTTTCAGCTAGTGAAAAGCATCATTTAAGAATGCTTGCACATTGCTTGCAATGTTTTAAATCCATGAGTAAGGATAATCCAAGAGGTTTAATCCCTGTGAAGGAAGAATGGCTTGAATGGTGCTTGAAGAATCCCATCATGATGGAAGATGACGAGTTTGTGCAGGTAATGTTCGAGCAATTTTCTGGAGCAGCTATCCAGCTGGAAAGCTTGTCAAATGATTTAAAAGTTGCTCCATTGGATTTGACCTTGAGAAATTTAATCGATGCATATGAGACTTGAAATCGTTTTTGGCTATGGATGAGAAAACTTTATTTACGAGGTTGATCCCAAAGAAAAAAGTCTTCGAAAATTTCAAAATTCGGATTTATTTTTTTTCATTGACTTTGAAATTATTTTTTTGTTGGAAATTCTTGGATTGGTAATGAACTCATATTTGTTAGTTATAGCAATGCTTTTCAGCGGCAGATACCAAATTTTGATCTCTTCTGGGAGTCAGTAGATGCTGACCACACTAACGAGAAGAGCACATTTCATCACATACTTATCGGACTGATCCCAAAAAAAAAATGGAGGTTTATGGGCGTGACTTTTGATCAAGAATCCCTGTCACGTTTAACACTTCGTCAGCTTCGTATTAAGGCTAGTGAATTAGGTATTCCCCTTTATAGTAGAAAATCAAAGGCTGATTTAGTTAAGGGTGTTTTGCTATACGAAGAGAAAAAGGAATTAGAAAAACAGTTGATAAATAGTAAAGCCCAATCATCCAGCGAAACTACATTCTCCAGTTCTTCAGAGACAAAAGTCGTTTTTCTTCCTCGTGATCCCGAGTGGGCATATGTCTTTTGGGAAATATCAGATGCTGATCGTTCTAATGCTCAAAATGAAGGAGCTATTCGGTTGTGTTTGCGTTTAGCTGATGTAACCAATAAAAATAATGGAGAAGCTAATCCGGGAACTCTTCAAGAAGTTGTTGTTGATAGTCATAGTACCGAGTGGTACTTACCTATTCCTTTAGGTGGAAGAGATTATAAGGTTGAACTCGGTTATCGAATTGGTCACACATGGATGTCACTTGCTCATTCATCTTCAGCCAAAGTACCCTCACTTCATCCAAGTGAACAAATTCTTGATCAATTTGTTCCTTTTAGCTTGGAAGCCCCAGTTACCTCTTCTGATTCTAAGATAGAAAGTTCTGCATCAGAACAACCAGATAGTGGTTTACATGAGCGGTTGTATCAATCAGCGACCACAAAATTTAGGACTCGAAGAGTTGGTTCAGAAGAATTCCAAGAGGGTTTTCCAGGAGATATAAATTCAAACAATGAATCTGGTAGTGGCCTTTGGGCTAGTGGCTTGAATGAATCTGGTATTGGAGGGGTTCCTCAACCACGTTCTTTTTGGCTAGTTGCTGATGCTGAATTAATTGTGTATGGAGCTACTGACCCCTCGGCTAAATTATTTATCGAAGATGAAGAGGTTCCATTAGCAAATGATGGAACCTTTAGATTGCAAGTCCCATTCAGAGATGGTATTCAGAACTATTCAATTAAAGCGATAGATAAAGATGGGGTTGATTCAAGGAATATAACAATGAAATTCGAAAGAGTTACTCCAGTTGATAATACTAATCCAAATTCAAAAGCTGAATCAGAATGGTTTTAAATTTAATCCCCACTTAATTAATGGCTCGCTTAATTGTTGCTTTTACTCCATTAGTAGGCGCTATTGCTTTTCCTTTATTAATTCCTACTACGATTGAGCGTTTAGGACTTGGTCCTGGTGTTTTAAGTGCGTTGATATTAAGTACTCTTTGGTTTATCGCAATGCTTCGTACTTCTGAAATGCCTCACTGAATTCAAAGTGTTGCCATTTCATTCTCGATTCATTTGTTATATCATTCACTAATTTATTCTCAAAGTGTTTTCTACAGAATTTAGCCAACTTACAGTTAAGTTAAACTCATCTTTTACTGATCAGAAACCAGGTACTTCTGGATTAAGAAAAAGTACTTTGCAGTTCGAAGAGACTCACTACCTTGAGAGTTTTATTGAATCAATCTTGTGTTCCCTGCCTGGGGTGCCTGGTGGTGTTTTGGTTGTTGGAGGTGATGGTAGATATGGCAACAAAAGAGCGATTGATATTATTATTCGAATGGCAGCTGCACATGGAATTCAAAAAGTTATAACAACTGTAGATGGGATTTTGTCGACCCCTGCGGCTTCTAATTTGATTCGACTTAATAAAGCAATAGGTGGGATTATTTTATCTGCTAGTCATAATCCAGGAGGACTTGAAGGTGATTTTGGCGTCAAGCTAAATGGATCAAATGGTGGTCCTGCTTCCGAATCTTTAACTGATAAAATTTACAATTACTCCAAGAATCTTCAAGAATATAAGATCATAAAATGTCAATCAAATAATTCTTACTCATCTGGGAAATATAAACTAGCTTCAATGGTTGTCGAGATTATTGATGGAATAGAAGATTACTTAGATTTAATGAAAAAAATATT is a window of Prochlorococcus marinus str. MIT 0917 DNA encoding:
- a CDS encoding DUF4912 domain-containing protein, with the translated sequence MTFDQESLSRLTLRQLRIKASELGIPLYSRKSKADLVKGVLLYEEKKELEKQLINSKAQSSSETTFSSSSETKVVFLPRDPEWAYVFWEISDADRSNAQNEGAIRLCLRLADVTNKNNGEANPGTLQEVVVDSHSTEWYLPIPLGGRDYKVELGYRIGHTWMSLAHSSSAKVPSLHPSEQILDQFVPFSLEAPVTSSDSKIESSASEQPDSGLHERLYQSATTKFRTRRVGSEEFQEGFPGDINSNNESGSGLWASGLNESGIGGVPQPRSFWLVADAELIVYGATDPSAKLFIEDEEVPLANDGTFRLQVPFRDGIQNYSIKAIDKDGVDSRNITMKFERVTPVDNTNPNSKAESEWF